TCCACATCCATACCCTTATCCATATTCGAAAAGAACAGATATTACGATATCCATTTCCAATCGAataaagattgttttaaatatgtGGACTGTCCATAGGGGATAGTGTTTGAAATGTTTAGGGTAGCAAAATGAATCAAGTTTTTTTTGGGACAAACAGAGAAACTAAAATTTCCACGTTAGTAAAATGTGTACATTTTACCTTTTTGTGAAATGAAAGATCAGTGCAGTGTTAAAGCTCATAACTGTTGTTAGGTACTACCAGAACGAGGTCAAGGTTGTATccgatcaaaaaaaaaaaaaagaacgagGTCAAGGTCACAGGGTACTGCTGCATCGCTTGCTTCCTTCCATCTTCCCGGAGCAAACACAGAAAGCACCTCGAGTAATAGATGTGTGAGCAGCAGCAACCAGCGAGTAAGCAAAAAAGTCAACAACTTTTCTAGGCTCCGCAAAAAAGTCAACAACTTTTCTAGGCTCCCCTAGCTTTTAGCTTGTCAACATCTCCCTTCCCAAGAATCTAAGATAAAGAAAACGCCCTCAACAAAGTTCCCTCCTCTGCCATTCAGCCGTTCAGGGGAGGAGGTTGAGAGGAGCTCGTCGCCTCACCCTCACCCATCCGTTCGCTTCCTTGGGCATCTTTTCTCTCTCCCCAATCTACTCCCTTGTGCACATCCAACATAGAGCAGCGAGCACCAATGGTCTGCGGCGTGCCGGTGAGCCGCAGAGGCAATAAAGCCCCGGCGGCATGCGGTCTGTGCAGAGGCGAGCTCGCGTCGATGCGTAGGCAGGCGAGCCCTGGTGGTAGTCGCTCGTGCATGACCGCGCGAGCACTACTGGAATCCACAAATTTGTCGAgcgtttttatgtttgccgagtgtatttcctcgggcactcggcgaacaagttctttgccgagtgttgctctaaaacactcggcaaaaaaaactcgacaaagaggggggtttgccgagtgtcaaaaaaaacactcggcaaagagggggtttgccgagtgtaaaaaaacactcggcaaagaaataaaatcttttttctgaaaaagaaggagaagaaaaaaataaaaaaaactttgccgagtgctcagatctagaacactcagcaaagaaataaaatctttttttcggaaaagaaggagaagaacaaaaatgaaaaaaactttgccgagtgctagatccagggcactcggcaaagcccccgCCCGCCACATACTTAACACGCACGCACACCCCCTCCTTCCCTGCCCCCGCTCCCATCTCCCGCTCCCCGCTCCCCTCTCCCTGCCCACCGCTCCCCTCTCCAAGCTACCTccgtgcccctcccctccttccgCCGGCGCCACCCCCTCCTTCCccggccgccgccccctccctccctccccttctcccttTCCGGCGTcggcgcgcccctcccctccctctccggcgcgccccctcccctccctgccCTCCTTCCTCTCCAGTGCCGAAGcggccccgccctcccctcctccctctccagcGCCGGCACGGCCCCGCCCACCCCTCCCTCTCCGCCgcaccccctcccctccctctccggcgcAACCCCGCCCTCCCCTCACTAGATCCGCCCGGCACTCAACTCCCCTCCCTCCTCCCCAGATCTGcccgcccgcgccctctctccggcgccgccgcgccgctcccctccctcccctccctctccggtgtgcccccctcccctcctccctctccggcgctGGCATGGCCCCGCCCTCCCCTCACTAGATTCGCCTGGCCCTTAgctcccctccctcctcccctgcctcctccctaGATCCGCCCGCCCACGCCCTCTCtccggcgccgcccctcccctcctcctcctccccgaaTCCGGCCGCCGCcactccccctctctctcccggtgGCGGCGTGGTGCTAGTGGTGGCGTGGCATCGGCAagaggcgtggtggtggtggtggcgtggtgtcGGCGGGAggcgttgtggtggtggtggcggctggCGTGTCGGCGGCTGGCGTGGTGGCAGGCGCAGGAGCTGCGCGAGCCAGTCGAGCGCGAGGAGGCGACGAGTCACCAACGATGGCGGCGGCGCTGTTGGTGGAGGGGCTGGCGTGGAGGTGCTGTTTTTTATTTTGTTTGGAAAaatatttgtcgagtgttttttgggcactcgacaaagtctttgccgagtgcccgacaaaaaacactcggcaaagactgtttGCCGTTAAACAATTTACCGAGTGTCGTTTGTCGAGTGAGTGTAacactggcactcggcaaagcaactgTATCTGGTAGTGGAGGCCAGTGAGCCGCGTGGGCAACGGTGTGGAAGTAGGAGAGCTTCGCGGCACGCGCTCCACGCAGAGGCGAGCTCGTAGCGGCATGGAGGCAGGCGAGCCTTGACGGCAGCCGATCGTGCGCGATGATGCTAGGGCATCGAGCCGCTTATGAGGCGCAGTGCTCGGGTGCTGGACCTGCCAGGCACGACGCACTCGGCGCTCGACTGCTGGTGCTGCTAGGCACGGCATGCTCTGCTGCACTCTCCTAGTCATGCAGCTGTGGCTTCCCAGCCGGGTCACAAAGGCCGATGCCTCTCTTCTGCGTCGTGCGGCCGATGTCTCCCTTCCACGTCGTGTAGCCGCCGCCGCATCCAAGCGCCGTCGGGGCGCTGCCTCCAGTGAACTCCACATGCAGGTGAACCCCGTTCTCCCGAGCAGCAAATAGATGTTGCGTTGCGTTGAAGGCGTATgttatgtttcagaggtatgttacaaGTGCTTCAtaaggatgttgcaaaagtaatcgggatgttgcacatgttgcaagagtaagtttcaaatattttatctgtttttaGTCTTATGTTGTAGCAAGTCtttttatgttgcaagttgcaagtgtttcatgtggatgttgcatatgttgtagtggctatacaggtatgttgcaagtgtattgttccaaatgtttcagatgcttcagacatatgttgcacgtgttttatctaggtgttgcatatatttcacgcATATGTTTGGAAGTGTTTCCTCCGGATGTTCCATATGTTTGAcatatatgttacaagtgtttcatctggatgttgcatatgttctgCAATGGCTACCCATGTGTTTCCCTGGTGTTTCATACGTTTGTTGCAAgagttcatctagatgttgcaaaagtagatatggtgttgcacatgttgcagtgaGACCCATCTGTAGAAGCCACCTACTACAGCTGATGGGCCCGCCTGCATGCGCTTGGGTGTGAAGGGGGCGCCATGGTGTGGGCACGAGACACAAAGTGCGCGTGGGCCACGGTGCGAGCGCGGGACATGGAGTGGTGCGGGCCATAGAGTGGGGCACCAGACATGGTGCGGGTACGGGACACGGAGCGGCACGGGTCCCCACATGAAGTAGGCGCAGCAGCCGTGGGCGTCCGGATGCTAGCCCGGTCTGGACGTCCGGGCGCTGGACATACCATTTTCACTTTCCACATCCATACCCTTACCATGTTCGAAAAGAACAGATATCATGATATCCCGTTCTCAATGGAATAAATATGTCTTAAATACGTGGACTGTCCAGAGGGGATAGCGTTTGAAATGTTTAGGGTTGCAAAATGAATCAAGTTTTGACGACAAACACAGAAACTAAAATTTCCACGGTGGTAACATGTGTATATTTTACCATTTTGTACGAAAGTTCAATGCAGTGTTAAAGCTCATAACTTTTGTTAGGTACTACCAGAACGAGATCAAGGTTCCAGGGTACATGCCGCATTGCTTCCTTGCATCTTCCCGGAACAAGCACAGAAAAGCACCTCATGTTATAGATGAGTCACAGAAGGAACCAGCGAGTTAGCAAAAGGTCGTCAACAACTTTTCTAGGTTCCCCTTATCCCCTAGTTTGTCAACATCTCCCCCTGCCTAATAAGAATCTAAGATAAGAAAACGCCCTGATGAACAAGCTCCTCCTCTTCCGTTCCGTTCAGGGGAGGAGGACTGGAGGAGCTCGTCGCCTCACCGAGGCTGTCGAGGTGTGCAGTTGAAGCCTTGAAGGTGAAGATATGCCGCCACCGGCGACCACCCCTGCCTCGGGAGCTGAGACCGCGATGCGCCCATACTTGAGGACGCACGGAAAGCAAGTCGCTAGGCTGCACCTTTTCGACTGGATCGTGCTGCTCCTACTTGTGGCCATGTACGCCGTGCTCGGCCTTCTCCAGCCGTTCCACCGGTTCGTCGCAGAAGACATGATGGCGAGCCTCCGGTACCCCATGAAGGACAACACCGTGCCTAGCTGGGCCGTGCCGGTATGGTACATCTATGCTACACCACATCTTCTGAAAAAAAATCATATGCGTTCTGGGTTCCATGCTTATATATCTCAAAAGATGAAATTGCAACTGCAATTTCTACTATCCAGAAACGAAGAACCTTGATTGTATTCGAATTCATTTTTAAACAGATTATTGCCATCGTTGTGCCGATGATTTTCATCGTTGGGATATACATCAAGAGGAGAAACGTCTATGACCTGCATCATGCTATTCTTGGTAGGTTAAGTTCTTATTTTTACGCTAGCTGATTTGATTTTTCATGGGATGTGTGGTCATCATCAGCTTATTAGCAGGCCTTCTGTTTTCCGTTCTGATAACGGCCATCCTGACCGTTGCGATCAAGGATGCAGTTGGCCGGCCGCGCCCGGACTTCTTTTGGCGCTGCTTTCCTGATGGAGTCCCGGTGAGTCGTTGCGATTGTAACTTCAGTGACTTGATCTGTCAGAGTTCATTCCACTGGTTCGTCAGAGGATCAGTGCTATAGCTTGCTTGTTGCTTCCTGTCGACACTTCGAGACTGTTCATTAGTTTGAGAATTAGAATGTTGATGGAAGCTGTAATTCTGAGGTAGTAACTAACTTATTTAGCTGAACATTATTTCCATTTTAGAAGTACAACAACATCACCGGAGGTGTCATATGCCACGGACAGCGGAGCGTAATCGAAGAGGGCCACAAGAGCTTCCCAAGTGGGCATTCTTCAGGTAAATGCTGAAAGCTAGCCTTCTCCGAATGCAGTTTGCCAGACTTGGATTGTCCATTTCCCCAGTTTGCAAATTGCAATATCCTCTGCTTATACATTGGCTGGCTGTCTTTCTTGTCCTCCTCAAGCTTGTTTTGCGGGGCTTGGATTTCTGTCATGGTACCTGGCCGGCAAAATCAAGGTTTTCGATCGAGGAGGCCATGTCGCCAAGCTGTGCATCGTTCTTCTGCCTCTGCTTCTTGCAACGATGGTTGCGGTGTCGCGAGTCAGTGACTACTGGCACCACTGGCAGGATGTGTTTGCAGGTGGAGTTCTTGGTAAGTAACCATCTAAAGTTACTCAGTTCAGCTGCTCTCCATCCTACTATAGCTTTTATGATTCCTGAAGGTCACACAGCAGCTGATTATATATGCTTGGTACAACTCTGCAGGATTGGTGATTGCTTCGTTTTGCTACCTTCAGTTCTTTCCACCACCGTACAGTAAACATGGTATGATGCTTAGTTGCATATGTCAGAATAGTAAATCTTCCTTAAATTTGTAACGTGTCCTCTGCAACTACTAAAAACACACGACTAAGCAAGTCTGAATTAAAAACCATTGGGCTTAGGCGCTTAGCTTGTTCTGGATTACGAATACATATCGTTTTAAATAAACATAGTCTATAACAGTGAAACTTTCGATCAATTTGAACAACAGGAGTTTGGCCTCATGCGTACTTTGAGCACATTCATCAAAACGAGGGTGAAAGGAATATACAGTCAACAACAAACGCGAATTTACACCATCAGTCACTGTCACTTGATCTTTCTGGATCAAATGAGATTAGAACTACCAGCCATGCACTGGATTCCATGGAAGAAGGAAGCAGAGATCAGTGACTGATGAATTCAAGGTTTccgtttctttcttttcttttatttttgtaATGCAGGTGAAAGGAATAAATGACTTCTTACTGAGACACGAAGTATGTGTTTCGTTTGGAGAAGATACAGGATGGAATGAATTTATCCCTGGTTTTTAGGATGGGACCGTCTTGGCACTTATTTGGCTAGAAAGAATGGGACCGTCCTATTTTCTTTTTTAGTTGGAGAGACTGTACTACATGAGATGGTTAGCCGTTTTCTGCCCGTTAGTCGCTGTTAGTGTATGTGGGCCCATTGACTACAGTGACTAATGTGTAGAAAACGGTTATCCATCTCAGGTAGTCCATTCCTAGAAAATGGTTATTCATCTCATGTAGTCCAATCCCACATTAATAGTGACTAATGTAGAAAACGACTATCTGAAGGACCGAGAAAGACGACCAGGGGGTGTGGCGGGAGCCAATCAAAATTTTCTTCCTAAATGGCCACTGTCCAAAACAACCCTCCATAACACCAAATCTCATAATTGTGGTGCCCTCGAGCCAACCGAAGAACACAACGGGACACTCACAAAAACGGAAAACCAATCGCAACACCGAAACTCACCGAGATCCAAAAGTGAAGCTCTCAACTTCCATCAATAGAAAGAAAGAGCTCACAGCAAGATCACTCAATCCAACTAGTGACTTGATGATTTGAAAAACTTCCTGGGCACCTCAGAAAACCCATGGAACAAGCAGATCGAAGAACGAACACCAGGAACTCAAAATCACCTTGGAGAGGCCTCCTTCCCAGACAAATCCGGCCTCCCTAGGGTGCAAACCAGGTCTAGCCGGGAAGCTAGGTTGGCCTAGCCTAGATGCTAGGTCGGCCTGGCCTACGTTGACAATTTTAGCAGCCCGaaaccaaacttcaaaaaggtgaAATTCATTCAAACGAAGTCCAATGGGGCTCAAATTTTGAAGATGTTCCCTGAGATGTTTATAAACTATCCCCAAAAGATCAACTCCAAAAGATCAAGGAACTCCACAGATCGAGAAAACTCCGAACCGGATTGGGGTTTGCCAAACTTTACTCAAAATCCCCCAATCCTGTGCTAATGAGGAATATTGTCAAATCAACTTGAAGATATGTTCCTCATGTGTCATAGCACGTATCCAACCATCCCAATCGGTCTCAAATCCCTCGAAAAACGAACTCACCCAAAACGCAAGAGAAGGGGGTtcgagagaggaaaaaacgattcaaataaaaaacaaaaagtaGGAACTTAGATCTCAGAGGAACAATTGCTTTATTTCTTGCACCCACAAGATTTGGTTCTTACATAGGACAACTTAACACAGTAGAGATCTGATTCTGTAAACGGATCTCTACTAGTATGACTCAGGCTTAGACGGAAAACAAAGACCTAACCACTCTAGAAATGAAAGACTAGAGAGATAGACTGGTTAGGAGAAGCCCCTCCTTATTTATAGAGCTATTACACAATCCCAACAATTCCTTTAGATATTTTGGTTGAACCACTTAACCCAAGGGAAAAATGTCCAACTCAAGATCTGTGCAACCTATGTCCATGGGCTCTTCGTGGCTTTGCTTTGCCTCGACGCAAGCTTCGCGATGACTCCACGTGCCTCCTCCTGTTCCTGCCGAAACTCCAAccaggttttgaggcccaaaccagcaAACCCCTTGGAGAAGCGTATCCGCTATGCCTCCTCCACGATCTTGACACGTGTCACTGTCATCCCCGATCATCTGATCACCAAGTCCTCTTGCTCCTTCGCTTGACTTTGTCAACACGGTCTACTCCTCCTCATCTACCCTTGCTTGTTGTTAGAAAGCTGGCTTTCCAGCAGGTGGGACACGGAAAGCCTTCGCCTAGTCAAGTGCCTTGGgcgaaggtgtggaaggtggatGGTGGGCTCAAgctcaattagggtttcataaatgtatTCACCAACCAACCTTTCTACAGGATCTGTACCCCCTTTTATAGGGCCCTGTTTGCTACTGCAACTCTTTACAACTTTACCCTCCGACAGCTGTAGCAAATCCTCGGAATATTCCCATGCTAGTACAAGCTACTAAGGGTGGACTGGACATCTTTCTTCTCAACCACCTCTGTTTGTTGGGCCGCCGCCAAGGGCCCAACAGCGGCCTGGTACCCAGCGCCGCCGCCTACGTTGGTCCTCCTCCGATCTTCTAGACCTCTGCTTGGGGTGTCCTCCTCGGGCCTTCACCTGTGCCATGAGTGCCTTCACCCTCGGTCGTGCTCAGGCACCTTCGCCGCATCCTCCGGACCTTGCCCTAGAGCGCCTGGCCGAGCTAAGGTTCCTCCTTATTTTCCTACACGCTGCtcatgtaaaacttgttaatcaTTAGTTCGCATTGTTATTGTGAACTTTAGCCTCCGCGGCTCGTAACCGTGTCCCAACAGTTTCCCCCTTTGAGGGCATGGTCTGATGCTGGCGGGCCTTGTCCTCAAAATTAGGTCCTCAGGGTTTGAGGGCTTCTGATAGCACAATAAGTGGGTGGGCGGATGTCCTTGAGGCTGTTTACAATGATATAGGAGGTTGCTTTTCTTGTTTTTTGTTTCCCTACTTTTGATATTATGTTTCTTATGATTGATTTGCTTTTAGGCTGCCTCTGCCACCATCTAAAACATGTTGATTATTTCAAGCTACTGCGGATGAACTTAGAGCAGCAATGCGTGGCATGTTTCATTTTTtcctcttgttcttctttttttgtTCTTCTGTTGTGCTATGGCTAACCTTCGTCCTGGCAGAGTCACTATCTTTCGGAGGTCATCGAAGCCCTGAAGAAGGAGCTAGAAATTCTTGAGGCCGAGAAGACCCGACTTGCAGAGGAGGTTGGGGGTCTCTGTGTTGCCCGTGGTGACTTGGAGATCCTTCAGAGGAAGGTTGATTCCCTGAACAAGGAGGTAGAGGGTGCGAAGGCTGCGGAGCAATTGGCTGTCGAACGCGCCTTAAAGGCCATTGAGACAGTTGATAACCTTCGCAAGACGGTGGACGCCGAGAGGGAGTCCGGTGTTGCCTTGAAGGCATAGGTGGACATGCTGACTAGGCGCCTGGAGGATGCCAAAACTGTAGGATTGGCTGCGGCTGAGCTTTATGTGGGTGCCCTTGAACAATTTAGGTGCTCCACATCTTCGTTGTCTTCTGATCCTTCAGCGTTCAGCATCTTTTCCTGGATGAAGGCCAACTTCCTCAAGCTTCCTGACTTCGTTGGCAGA
The nucleotide sequence above comes from Miscanthus floridulus cultivar M001 chromosome 18, ASM1932011v1, whole genome shotgun sequence. Encoded proteins:
- the LOC136520823 gene encoding lipid phosphate phosphatase 2-like, whose translation is MPPPATTPASGAETAMRPYLRTHGKQVARLHLFDWIVLLLLVAMYAVLGLLQPFHRFVAEDMMASLRYPMKDNTVPSWAVPIIAIVVPMIFIVGIYIKRRNVYDLHHAILGLLFSVLITAILTVAIKDAVGRPRPDFFWRCFPDGVPKYNNITGGVICHGQRSVIEEGHKSFPSGHSSACFAGLGFLSWYLAGKIKVFDRGGHVAKLCIVLLPLLLATMVAVSRVSDYWHHWQDVFAGGVLGLVIASFCYLQFFPPPYSKHGVWPHAYFEHIHQNEGERNIQSTTNANLHHQSLSLDLSGSNEIRTTSHALDSMEEGSRDQ